One Leptodactylus fuscus isolate aLepFus1 chromosome 11, aLepFus1.hap2, whole genome shotgun sequence genomic window, GTAACTATAGAGGACACCAGGTCCTAACTGAGAATCTGTAACTATAGAGGACACCGGGTCCTAACTGAGAAGCTGTAACTATAGAGGACACCGGGTCCTAATAATAACCCTCGTGACGGTGACGGCTATCTTCGATTCATATGGAGCCGTTGTCAGAAGTCTTATTATCCTGTTCTCCTACTTTCTGTGTATTCTGTGCTGATACATTTCTTACCACCTCCATTCTCTTGTTGTTGTGTAATCTTTTCATCTGGACGCACATGAGTTGTGTTTGTTGTTCATCCATTTTCACCTATGGTTGCCGCACATCACgacctacactgtctaccaataaatattcggacccctgtggtagaaaaaCACCATTTCTTCCTATTGAATAGTcagtagaccccagcagacgattccttatggatgggattgatggttacaatactcccggatacccggtgacactcctggtgtatgtcagccatcggttgggtgcggtttctctcgTCAATCTCTATCtctcagtttcgggggtctgccgacttggggcacattctgacaatcaccgttcaactaccactttgtaatcacataggccaatgtcgattttgggtaattcagtttgcttgctctgtcccttaaagggatcctatcattcagacaacattttttctaagtaccacgtcggaatagccttaagaaaggttattcttctcctacctttcgttgtcttctccgtgccgccattcgcctacaatcctggttcttgtcggtatgtaaattagctctctcgcagcactgggggagggccccaatgctgcgagggacctctctccagcgccgcctcctcttcttcagcagcgtcatcttcagcctcttcttccggcggtggcttgtaacttgtaaggcctccggccttgggcacAGCAGAGAGCGCATACCCATAGGctatgagaaaatggctgcttgcatagtattgtaagcggccattttctcggggcctgtggacttgcgcagtctgctctgcccaaggccggaggcctagaagtaagaagacaccgccagaagaagagaatgaggaggccgttcctgacgaagatggaggcggcgctggagagagatcTCTCATAACATTGGGGCTgctagtgctgtctgagcactggggcccgccccaagtgctgcgagagagctaatttgcataccaagagaaattgggattgtaggcaaatggcAGCATGCAAAAGACAatgaagggtaggagaagaatagcctttcttaaggctattctgacgtggtacttagaaaaaatgtcatctgaatgataggatccctttaaggatcgaccatttctttgGTATCCCACAGAAATCAGACAACCCTTCACTTTGTGGCATTTTGCAtctgactaatgccaatgctgtttgctatttaatggcggaaggcgcaacgcacatcacgaccgcagagatCTTCATatgtatgggtgtccaaatacttattggtgggCAGTGTAATATCTAGCACTTATAATATTTCAATATTTAGCACTGACATATAACTTTCATGTTTAAGTATGTCATGTGCGAGCTGATGCGGATTCATATATACTGCCAGATATGTACAGGTTAATTGGGATTTTCTTAATCTCTATATTAAATTACAATGAGTCACATTCCTACTACTTGTACTTGGGCGCGTTGCGTGAATAGATAAAAACACAAAGAACTGAGAACAGAGACATGAACATCTATTGGCTATTGGGTAATCCGGCATCCAGCGTGCCAAATACAgccctactgaaggctcccatcTATAAATACAACCGATACACCCATGGACTAGTGCTACTACTAACTCACAAGGGTGGTGCCAACATGGACTTCTTTGGAGTAACTGCTTTCTTACTTATAGTCTTCATTATTCTAAGTATAACACGAGCCAGAAGAGGCAAGAGCAAAGGGAACTTGCCACCAGGGCCAACGCCATTGCCCATACTGGGAAACATTCTTCAAGTCAACAGCAAAGAAGTTTTCAAGTCTCTGAATCAGGTAAATTTATTGAGTTCCAAATGATCAAATGTGAACTGGGTGATAGAAATGGCAGCAATCGGCCGATGAAGAAGAACGTTGCAGTGGATGACGCCGTGCAACAATGTTTCCGATAGGCGAGGTATTTATTAGGCGTGTTATTGGGTAAAGGGTCTtgtctgcctgaagataggcttTCATGTAATTTGTTTTGAGCGGGGGATATTTGATAACCTGGGACCTAGGACTACCTATATACCACCTCTATACTACCTTATGCTTATTCTCTTTGGGAAGATCTGGTGCCAGGTCCGCTTTAGAGTGTTAACAATACAATTAGACTGTGTGTAACACCGCCTGGGTGTGGATCTACTGTGTCGCCTAACCAGTTTGGCTCTGGGACTGCTCCTGAAGACATTGCCCAAGTGGTCCCCGGGTATTCACCATTTAACCCTTGTAACCCCTGTTGGCTTTAGGGTACCACCAGGTTGTTATGTCCAGGAGTAGTCGCGTTGTAGCCGACAGAAGAGTGTCAAGAGACAGCAGTTCtgtcagggcaggcagaatacttccatcactagggttgagcaatcgggattggaaaagatcaaatcccgattggcaatcgagtaaatttcaagatCATGATTGGAGTTGGGATCGGGTGGAAAATGATGAgaaaatggattttaaaatcgatcctgaaatctaaagatcaggtcaaccctattcatgacagTAATCCCAgccgaggtcagggcaggcggcaCAGAACCAATCATATGTACAGTTAGTACAAAATAAAGATACGTAACATACATGATAGCTCGGTCCGTCGCCCCCTGAAGATCTTTCCAGGTTACAGCAACAGATTTGTTTCTAAACTGAGCagtaaaaaagtagaaaaaaggcaacaaaacctCAAGACATTGGGCAGTTCTGGGGCTGGGGTAGAATAATGGTCTAATTGTATTGACTTTCTCTGTTTGCCTCCCCTCTAGCTGAGTGAGAAGTATGGCCCGGTCTATACTATCCACATGGGCATGGACCCGGCTGTCGTATTGTGTAGTTGTGATGCCGTGAAGGAGGCTCTCATTCACAACGCAGAGGACTTTGGTGCCAGGGGGCATATGCCACTACTGGACAAAATCAGTTCTGGAGGGCACGGTAAGGACCAAGACTGGATCTTGTTTACATTACTTCAACATTGTATAATTGATGAGCTGAAATCATTTGATAATTCATGGACTGTACGTGAGACTGTATTCTGtatgggattcggccaatcaacgctggtcaatgcattcctatgggaaaaagtcagctcacgcatatcacaagctgacagggatcccgatgtaatacagtgacttgggcgtgttagatgcccccggacatgcttcccctgctgtcccagttgcattccagggtgtcggcatcatttcctgaggtgtcatagtggacttggtgactctcctgagtcgaagagtgggatgcgctgaaacgaagcatttttttccccatagactataatggggctattcgaaacgaatatcaaatattttactgttcgctcatctctagtaatcaattAAGCATTAAAAGGTTGCCCCCAACCCCATTCCATAAGTTGAGGCAACTCATCaaaagggttgagccaatcttgagatttcaggatcaattttaaaatccgatttccgatcattttccatccaatcctgatcatgaaatttactcgattgccgattggaatccgatcttttccgatcccgatcgctcaaagcTACTCACCAACATTATATCATGTCCATGACTCTCTACATTCTGAAAAGTTCAATTGCTTATGCACCTTATGTACAGTCACCAGTCCATTCATCCCTCATCTGGGCACAGTAATGGCCAGTAACCTGCAGTCTCAGAAACGGATTTACTACAAAATGTTTTCTTAAAATTTTCTCCATTGTCTACGGCCTTCTTATCAATCACTCCTTGTATTTTCCAGGGGTGGTGGGCAGTAATGGTGAACGATGGAAGCAGCTGCGCCGTTTTTCTCTGATGACATTGAGGAACTTTGGGATGGGTAAAAGAAGCATCGAACAGAGAATTCAGGAAGAAGCCCAGTTCCTTATGGAAGAATTCCAAAAGACCAAAGGTGAGAACTTCACAAAAACATACCATGCTGATACTTTGTTATAGCGCAGGATCTCTGGAGTTTGTATTCACCTTAAAACAATATTTGGATATATCATAAAGAAGAGTCCTCTATGCaggtgtattattattactattatatatgaCCTAGAAAGCAGACAACATAACCTGACCCTTCCTATACACTGCCTCACTTATCAGCTTTGTTGTATAGATTGGGACACAaggagcagagtcatctcattatcagtaGACATTGAGTGAGATAATGATAACACTGTATGTAAGACAAGATGGCAACAATGAACACAGATAAGGCTCGGAATCAGGTCCTGGGATAATACTCTATTACATATTTGTCTTTTAACTCCTACCATACCAAATAGCGCACAAGTCTATAAAAACAAGAACAATCCTGCAATGTATTTGATACAGTTTCCTCCTCTCCCTCCACAGCTCAGCCATTGGATCCAACGTTTTATTTTGCCAAAGCTGTTTCCAATGTCATCTGCTCAGTGGTGTTTGGAAGTCGATTTGAATACGAGGACAAAGAATTTCTGAAACTTTTGGGTTTTCTAAATGAAGTCTTTAAAGGATTCAGCTCTGTTTGGGGACAGGTAAGGAATCACTTGTTTACAATCTATGTATAAGTATGTGCTAGATATTAAAGGAAATCTACACccaccaccaccaaaatctcttctaaagCACTGATATGTTGTTGTAAGGATAGTTACTGCCTCTGTTGTGTCTAAGTAAAGTCTTGagactggaaaaaaaatctacatttttataaatttgatTGGTTCCGCCAGGGCAAGGCCGTATGTGGTGGAGAATCTgtggtcaccactagagatgagcgagtagtgtttgatcgaatatctcccctgcatagttattggcgtaatcggttgaataccacgcggtaaacacagtaaaaaattgatgcccctcccaccttccctggcgcttttttacaccaataactgtgcaggggaggtattcggtcgactactactcgctcatctctagtcaccacccATGAGCACCTGTCAATCTTTACATTATGGGGTAGCAATGAGTGGCAACTACAGGTGCTCTGGTAGGTTTGGCCACATCGTAGGTGCACagaatttttaatttcttttacaTCAGCAAAACTGTACTTCGGCACAAAAAAGATCCAGTGGTTCAGAAGAAATTTTGGGTCACACAGATTCCCTTTAGATGTCTACCTGCCTTGACTTTACTACTTCAATTTCTTTCAGATGTACAACGTCTATCCTGCCGTTTTTGGAAAGATCCCAGGTCCTCATCACAAAATGTTCAATGCTGTTGATGGTATTCAGGAATTCATTAAAAACCGCGTAAAAATGCACAAGGAATCTTTTGATCCTAGCGATCCTCGAGATTTCATTGACTGCTTCCTTGTTAGGATGGAACAGGTAAGCTAGGCTTGTGCAACTGTCCTCCTTCCCACTGCCAAATCCTGCTGACGTTCCTCCATAGACTTGTAATCAGACATCTTCCTGCTCGCAGCTTTTGAGCTTAGTTTTCTCCTTCTATGTCCTCTGCTAGTTGCTTCTGTGCACATAATGATTGTTAGTTGAGTACACGTTAATACACCGGTCACACCAATACACCTGTCATGCCAATACACCTGTCATGCCAATACAACTTTTCTAAACAATGGTTTGGTGGCACAGACTTCATCAGGACCCTTGACCTACACTCCTGGGTCTGTACTAACAGAGACTACTCAAGAAGCCAAAGAGATTTAGTCGTTCCCTTTAGCCATTTCCAGATTTCTATATAGGTGTTAAGGAATATCTTGGTCAATCCCTGTCCCAAGCTAAACCCCTGCCTTAAATGAGATCATCTGTAGTAAAGCTGATAGTGAGGAAAAACTGGTAATATTATACAGAAATGTTCAACTTTATCAGATTTTAAAGTTATTTCAGacctaaaacattattttcacAGGAAAAAAATATGCCAGAGACGGAGTTTCACATGGAAGCCATTGTCAACACTACTTTTGATCTGTTTGGTGCTGGGACAGAAACTGTTAGCACAACCCTGCGTTACGGACTGATGATTCTCCTGAAGCATCCCGATGTGGAAGGTGGGTGAAATAATAAGCTCTTTAATAAGACTTTACTATAAGTCTGGGGCTCGTACAGAAATGAAGTGGGCCAAAAGTGTAACCAAGTTGTAAGTCCTGCCCGCTGTTCAACAGACAGGTTCCAGATAAGtgagcactagggttgagcaatcaggatagggaaagatcggattccgatcagtaattgagcaaatttcatgattgcgatcgggatcggctggaaaatgatcgaaaatcggattttaaaaatgatcctgaaatctcaagatcggctcaaccctagtgactacATCGAGATACAGAGGTTGAATTTGTAATAAACTGATTGATCTGAAATTCTAATGGTGTCCAATATTGGGCTGAATGGTTGGATAAACTGTAAGAGTtacttatatatatacactggttgTCTTCCATGTCTAGAACGGATCCATCAAGAGATCGACACAGTCATCGGAAGGAACAGGGCTCCATGTATAGAAGATCGCTCTCGGATGCCCTATATGGACGCTGTAATCCATGAGATACAAAGATTTATTGACCTCATACCATTAGGAATCCCACACAAAGTAACTCGGGACCTGACGTTTAGAGATTACTTTATTCCAAAGGTAAAACAGTCTTGTCCTTGGCGTTACAAGCTATGGATAAGTGACAAGTGCGATATAATAAACCTCAATAGCGCGATGATCCGACAACCATGTGAATAACTGGTGGCGTTACGTGTTCTCTCTTCTTAGGGTACGACCATCTTCCCAGTGCTCAGTTCTGTTCTACGAGATCCAAAGCAGTTTAAATACCCGAATCAGTTCAATCCGGGACATTTTTTGGATGATAATGGCAAGTTCATTCGTAAAGATGgattcatgccattctcctcagGTAGGAGCTTACGATTCATCTCTTAACAGGTCAGGCAGGATTATTAGTTTTCGGCTTTTGTAATTACAGTTAAGGATTATGACGGTTCAGATTTTTAGGGTGGATTTGTATACGGTGTCCTGAGTAACCTGGAGACACAAACCCAACAACGTCAGAAGAAAACAAATGAGTTTTATGTCATTTTAGATCATTGATGGattctgactagggttgagcgatcgggatcggaaaagatcggattccgatcggcgttcGAGTaaatttcccgatcccgatcttttccagcgggatcaaggtcggaggttatctcaagatcggctcaatcctaaaagtgacttttcccatagagaagcattgactagtgttgagcgatcgggatcagaaaagatcggattccgatcggcgattgagcaaatttcacgattgggatcggctggaaaatgatcagaaatcggattttaaaatcgatcctgaaatctcaagattggctcaaccctagtcctaacCATAAAAAATCCAAGAAGCCCAGAAGAAGGAAGACATAAGATGCTTTTTAAAATTTTCATACTGGGATATTTGATCTTATATCTTCATCATATCCTATCATATTACATTTCTTATATTTGAAATGTATTTAATATTTAACAATGATGGATCTTTCCTATGAGTGCTTGGCTTTCCCACTATTCTGTATTTTGTCTCCTTGTCTTGGTCTTATATATTCATTCTGTTCCTTGGTTTTGATTTTCTATGGTTGGAATCCTAAATAATACAATCTGAACCCAAAGACCTAACATGAAGCTcccgggccccagtgcaaaatctgtaccaggctcCTCAGATCTAATGTATTGTCTATAGAACTGGGGTCCTCAAATTGGGAAGAAACCTTTATGGGCAATCAATTGTTCCTgtgattttaacttttttaatGTGTTAATTCCTCTTTTGAAACCCTCCTACTTAATATGATGAGAAACATATTTGTGTGATGATCCAATAACCAGAACTAGAGCAATATGATTGGTATTATTGGATTAAAATAATCCCGTGCCTGAAATTCTACCCAGGACATAATCCCATTGTTTCACTTCAGTGAATTGAGTTCATGGTTAGTGAAGCATAAAAAAAGTTCAACAAGTTCACGAGTCTGTAACAAATCACCATGAAATAAACCATTAAGGTAATATGTAGCGTAACGCGACTGAAACACTAAAAGAGGACGGAATAAAGAAAGCCAGTgccgtaaaaaaaacaaaagcgaAACTATCCCGTAATCGTGTCTTATGTAACAAGAAAAAAGAGAAATGTCACAATATATGACAATCAAAGGTAGGATAGCGAGTGATCCACTTTGTTACCTTCACTGATCCCAAGTATTGACCGTCCTGCAATGGAGATACAAACACAAATCACCCAAAGTTAATTTGCAgctcatatgtttttttttttgtttttttttacttaaaaatgtcaagattaaaataaaaataagacataAATTAGGAATGaccaattatatataatataaaatacaatgtaCATACTCTGTGATTATAACAATATCAAACTAGAAATCGAAACTTGAGTCAGGTCGGCAGAGTCATCCGGTCGGGCCATGGAATTCTTCATGTGCTTTACCTGCTGTTTTACACTTGAGATGGGTCAAATAAACAACAAATCAACACCTAAGACTATAAATAATATTCGCACGGAAATTCTTCCTCTAATATGGCAAACAAGTACCCCGAGTCCCGATTCCACCACAATCTTCTCCAGGACCAAGCTTGGTTGATTTCCTCCTCCATTGTTGAACATTGtttcttattattagagatgagcgagtagtactgtagtagtagtagtagtagtagtagtacggtattcgaaatactcgtacttgatcgggtaccactcgctatttgaatgtaaaagtttgatgcagaaccagcgttgattggctgaatgctatacagtcggccaatcaacgctggttcttctcctacctttagaagtcttctccgcgcagcttccccgcggcgtcttccggctctgaattcactctgccaggcatcgggcctgggcagagccgactgcacacgtctgcttgtagtgcttgtagtgcttgtagtgtgcgcatgtgcagtcggctctgcccagccccgatgcctggcagagtgaattcagagccggaagatgccgcagggacgctgcgccaggagaagactgcacggaggatccagcccgaccctcactcgtggatttgCTAAGTGTAATTtgctcgaacgttgcctacccctgaaacgaggatttttcccccatagactataatagggttcgatattcgattcgagtagtcgaatattgaggggctactcgaaacgaatatcgaacctggaacattttactgttcgctcatctctacttaatatCACTAAGTTGTCGCCCCCATTGCACCCCTGACCACCGCCATACCCTTAGACCTGCCCTCGCTATCCACCATTTATTTGGCTTTGCCGTGTTATGTAACATCAGAGATGGAATCTTAAGAGTGTAACATTTGGAAACAGAGACAAGTTGGAGTTGATTTACTCCATTTTTACTTTGCCCTCCAGGAAAACGGATCTGTCTTGGAGAAGGTCTTGCGAGAATGGAGCTCTTCTTGTTTTTCACCACCATTTTACAGAACTTCAGCCTGCGGTCACCTGTGGATGTAGAAGAAATAGACCTCACACCATTAATGAGTGGATTTGGAAATTTTCCTCGCCATTATCAATTGGCTTTTATCCCGCGCTGATTCACGTTGCAAAGTCGGAAGCCGAATCTCAAGGCTGTGCAGATACATAAAGATCTCTCTAGTAGCGTTCTATGGGGTTCATCATATACTATATTAGTAGAAGTATAGATCATTACTTCTAGGGGAGAATCCAGTATCACAAGGAGCCATCTTACATCACTTAGAGGAGGTCTAAAGGTCCACAATATGGTCTACAATGTGGCCAATATGGAAGATGTACCCCCATACAGAGTACTACCACATGAGAGTCCTTAAAGCGGTTCCTTAGGCTACAGGTTTCCTTTTATTTGGCCCTCATAAACATAGGGTGATTTTTCAATTACATGAGTTCAACAACACTCTTATACCTTTGTCCTTTTCCATAAAGCTCACTGGCCTGACCTAACAGAATCTCACTTAGGGACTCCATAGATATACACTAACATTGCTTATTTGGGCTCATAGACAAGCCCTGTGCTGATGTCTCCATATAAGCTTGATATAAATTGTTATTGTGTCATGTAATTGTGTAAGGATATTCTACTCGATCCCAAGACCCTAAGACCCCCACAAAGATGAATCATAATGTATTATGACTGTATGAGCCCATGTACCAGGCCGGTTGTTGACCTGACAAATTTGACAAGCTCTGAGGATCAGTGGAATAGCTTTGCTACATCATGGAGATCTTCTTGGTTACTACTGTAGATGAATCTGACAGATTTTacacattttccaaaaatttcaggtttgaacgtccacaaatcattattatatatggaggtctcctcagacccaagagtataacaaTGGTAATACCCAGGGGAGCTACATAAATGTAAAGAACACTCATGGTCACTTTCCCACACCTCTACTGAGCTACCTGGGTGCATTTGGTGATCTTtcctgggcctcagtggtgattcAGGGCCACTAAtttcacccaggaggctggaagacatATATGGCAAAGAAGACCaaaagagagggagagggagatggggtttattatttttctgccccTCCCCGTCACCAATCATTATTATGGTCTGGGTCTCTTGTGACACCAGATTATAAGAGCACTTGCACTCTATACCCCCTGTCCCTGTATACTAGAAATACTCGTATGAAGGAGGGCCTGTTTTATCTTAAAGGCAATGTAGCAGAAACAAATCACTATCACACCATCaggtattgatatatatatatatatatatatatatatatatatatatatatatatcactccaCGTCCTCTGTTCTTGTAACTTCTTTACTGACCTACTTTCAtagacaatgtatctatatggacTGTACAGATTCCACTACTGTGACCATTCTATAGGACTGATCAGTCCACACTTGTTTTATTGTACTGATGAATAAATATTGCTATAAAATAAAGTTTCTATATGTAAAATCTCAGTCTTTGTGGGTGCTTTACAAGTTTACAATCACCGGCATTGTGTCGCCACTCCAGTCTTGCTTGGAGGATGGGTAATAGGAAGTTCTTCAGCAAGGATTGACATGAGGAAGCCCCGCCCACTGGTAATGATACAATGTAGCTACAGGTAGGTGGAGAGTAGACTTACCTTCCCTTCATGTCTTATTGGTTGGGCTTGTTCAGATGTGTCTGTCACAATATTAACAGTTTGGCCAAAAATGTGACATTGTGATATTCTCTGTGTCTGGTCAATCATCGTTGAGCTGTGAATTGTGGCCCGGTAAGAGGTTGGGTTTGTGAGCTATATTAGCGCTTGTTCGCTTACACCCCACATTACCAAAGCA contains:
- the LOC142185255 gene encoding cytochrome P450 2C16-like is translated as MDFFGVTAFLLIVFIILSITRARRGKSKGNLPPGPTPLPILGNILQVNSKEVFKSLNQLSEKYGPVYTIHMGMDPAVVLCSCDAVKEALIHNAEDFGARGHMPLLDKISSGGHGVVGSNGERWKQLRRFSLMTLRNFGMGKRSIEQRIQEEAQFLMEEFQKTKAQPLDPTFYFAKAVSNVICSVVFGSRFEYEDKEFLKLLGFLNEVFKGFSSVWGQMYNVYPAVFGKIPGPHHKMFNAVDGIQEFIKNRVKMHKESFDPSDPRDFIDCFLVRMEQEKNMPETEFHMEAIVNTTFDLFGAGTETVSTTLRYGLMILLKHPDVEERIHQEIDTVIGRNRAPCIEDRSRMPYMDAVIHEIQRFIDLIPLGIPHKVTRDLTFRDYFIPKGTTIFPVLSSVLRDPKQFKYPNQFNPGHFLDDNGKFIRKDGFMPFSSGKRICLGEGLARMELFLFFTTILQNFSLRSPVDVEEIDLTPLMSGFGNFPRHYQLAFIPR